The following coding sequences are from one Streptomyces sp. V3I7 window:
- a CDS encoding polyribonucleotide nucleotidyltransferase codes for MENETHYAEAVIDNGSFGTRTVRFETGRLAKQAGGSAVAYLDDDTMVMSATSASKTPKDQLDFFPLTVDVEERMYSAGKIPGSFFRREGRPSEDAVLTCRLIDRPLRPSFKKGLRNEIQVVATVMALNPDHLYDVVAINAASASTQLAGLPFSGPIGGVRVALINGQWVAFPTHSELEDAVFDMVVAGRVLEDGDVAIMMVEAEATDQTIKLVEGGAEAPTEEVVAAGLDAAKPFIKVLCKAQADLAKKAAKPTGEFPIFLDFQDDVFEALTAAVKPELAQALTIAGKQEREAELDRVKALAAEKLLPQFEGREKEISAAYRALTKQLVRERVIKEKKRIDGRGVTDIRTLAAEVEAIPRVHGSALFERGETQILGITTLNMLRMEQQLDTLSPVTRKRYMHNYNFPPYSVGETGRVGSPKRREIGHGALAERAIVPVLPTREEFPYAIRQVSEALGSNGSTSMGSVCASTMSLLNAGVPLKAPVAGIAMGLISEEVDGKTHYVALTDILGAEDAFGDMDFKVAGTKDFVTALQLDTKLDGIPASVLAAALKQARDARLHILDVMTEAIDRPDAMSPNAPRIITVKIPVDKIGEVIGPKGKMINQIQEDTGAEITIEDDGTIYIGAADGPAAEAARATINGIANPTMPEVGERYLGTVVKTTTFGAFVSLLPGKDGLLHISQIRKLAGGKRVENVEDVLGVGQKVQVEIAEIDSRGKLSLIPVIEGEGDEAGSDSGSAEKDDTDK; via the coding sequence GTGGAGAACGAGACCCACTACGCCGAGGCCGTCATCGACAACGGCTCCTTCGGCACCCGCACCGTCCGCTTCGAGACGGGCCGCCTGGCCAAGCAGGCCGGCGGTTCCGCCGTCGCGTACCTGGACGACGACACCATGGTGATGTCGGCGACCAGCGCCTCCAAGACCCCCAAGGACCAGCTCGACTTCTTCCCCCTCACGGTGGACGTCGAGGAGCGGATGTACTCGGCCGGCAAGATCCCCGGCAGCTTCTTCCGCCGCGAGGGCCGCCCCTCCGAGGACGCGGTCCTCACCTGCCGTCTGATCGACCGCCCGCTGCGCCCGTCCTTCAAGAAGGGCCTGCGCAACGAGATCCAGGTCGTCGCCACGGTCATGGCCCTCAACCCCGACCACCTGTACGACGTCGTGGCGATCAACGCCGCGTCCGCGTCGACGCAGCTGGCCGGCCTGCCCTTCTCCGGCCCGATCGGCGGCGTCCGCGTCGCGCTGATCAACGGCCAGTGGGTCGCGTTCCCGACGCACTCCGAGCTCGAGGACGCCGTCTTCGACATGGTGGTCGCCGGCCGCGTCCTGGAGGACGGCGACGTCGCGATCATGATGGTCGAGGCCGAGGCCACCGACCAGACGATCAAGCTGGTCGAGGGCGGCGCCGAGGCGCCGACCGAGGAGGTCGTCGCCGCCGGTCTCGACGCCGCGAAGCCCTTCATCAAGGTCCTGTGCAAGGCCCAGGCCGACCTCGCCAAGAAGGCCGCGAAGCCGACCGGCGAGTTCCCGATCTTCCTGGACTTCCAGGACGACGTCTTCGAGGCGCTGACCGCCGCGGTCAAGCCCGAGCTCGCCCAGGCGCTCACCATCGCCGGCAAGCAGGAGCGCGAGGCCGAGCTGGACCGCGTCAAGGCGCTCGCCGCCGAGAAGCTCCTGCCGCAGTTCGAGGGCCGCGAGAAGGAGATCTCCGCCGCGTACCGCGCGCTGACCAAGCAGCTGGTCCGCGAGCGCGTCATCAAGGAGAAGAAGCGCATCGACGGCCGCGGTGTCACCGACATCCGCACCCTGGCCGCCGAGGTCGAGGCCATCCCGCGCGTGCACGGCTCGGCCCTGTTCGAGCGTGGCGAGACCCAGATCCTGGGCATCACCACCCTGAACATGCTCCGCATGGAGCAGCAGCTGGACACCCTCTCCCCGGTGACCCGCAAGCGCTACATGCACAACTACAACTTCCCGCCGTACTCCGTCGGTGAGACCGGCCGCGTCGGCTCCCCGAAGCGCCGCGAGATCGGCCACGGCGCGCTCGCCGAGCGCGCGATCGTGCCGGTGCTGCCGACGCGCGAGGAGTTCCCGTACGCGATCCGTCAGGTGTCCGAGGCCCTCGGCTCCAACGGTTCGACGTCCATGGGCTCGGTCTGCGCCAGCACCATGTCGCTGCTGAACGCCGGTGTGCCGCTGAAGGCCCCCGTCGCCGGTATCGCCATGGGTCTGATCTCCGAGGAGGTCGACGGCAAGACGCACTACGTCGCGCTCACCGACATCCTCGGTGCCGAGGACGCCTTCGGTGACATGGACTTCAAGGTCGCCGGCACGAAGGACTTCGTGACCGCCCTCCAGCTCGACACCAAGCTGGACGGCATCCCGGCCTCCGTCCTGGCCGCGGCCCTCAAGCAGGCCCGCGACGCCCGTCTGCACATCCTCGACGTGATGACCGAGGCGATCGACCGGCCGGACGCCATGTCCCCGAACGCGCCGCGAATCATCACCGTGAAGATCCCGGTCGACAAGATCGGTGAGGTCATCGGCCCCAAGGGCAAGATGATCAACCAGATCCAGGAGGACACGGGCGCCGAGATCACGATCGAGGACGACGGCACGATCTACATCGGTGCCGCCGACGGTCCGGCCGCCGAGGCCGCCCGCGCCACGATCAACGGCATCGCCAACCCGACGATGCCCGAGGTCGGCGAGCGCTACCTCGGTACGGTCGTGAAGACGACCACCTTCGGTGCGTTCGTCTCCCTGCTGCCCGGCAAGGACGGTCTGCTGCACATCTCGCAGATCCGCAAGCTCGCCGGCGGCAAGCGCGTGGAGAACGTCGAGGACGTCCTCGGTGTGGGCCAGAAGGTCCAGGTCGAGATCGCCGAGATCGACTCCCGCGGCAAGCTCTCCCTCATCCCCGTGATCGAGGGCGAAGGCGACGAGGCCGGGTCCGACAGCGGCTCCGCGGAGAAGGACGACACCGACAAGTGA
- a CDS encoding pitrilysin family protein, translated as MTSSSSTATARTSSEARAVARTQTLIKGTGGIGTVRKTTLPGGLRIVTETLPSVRSATFGIWAHVGSRDETPSLNGATHYLEHLLFKGTPTRSALDISAALDAVGGEMNAFTAKEYTCYYARVLDTDLPLAIDVVCDMLTGSLILEEDVDVERGAILEEIAMTEDDPGDCVHDLFAHTMFGDNALGRPVLGTVDTVNALNADRIRRFYKKHYDPTHLVVAAAGNVDHNKVVRQVRAAFEKAGALKDPDAVPIAPRDGRRTIRTAGRVELLGRKTEQAHVVLGMPGLARTDERRWALGVLNTALGGGMSSRLFQEVREKRGLCYSVYSYTSGFADCGLFGVYAGCRPSQVHDVLKICRDELDQVAEQGLTDDEIDRAIGQLRGSTVLGLEDTGALMNRIGKSELCWGEQMSVDDMLTRISAVTPDEVRAVARDILGQRPSLSVIGPLKDKQASRLHDAVA; from the coding sequence GTGACGTCGAGTAGCTCCACGGCGACGGCCCGCACCTCTTCGGAGGCGCGGGCCGTCGCCCGTACCCAAACCCTGATCAAGGGCACCGGCGGCATCGGCACGGTCCGCAAGACGACCCTCCCGGGCGGCCTGCGCATCGTCACCGAGACCCTCCCCTCGGTCCGCTCGGCCACCTTCGGCATCTGGGCGCACGTCGGCTCCCGCGACGAGACGCCGTCCCTGAACGGCGCCACGCACTACCTGGAGCACCTGCTCTTCAAGGGCACGCCGACGCGCAGCGCTCTGGACATCTCCGCCGCACTGGACGCGGTCGGCGGCGAGATGAACGCGTTCACGGCGAAGGAGTACACGTGCTACTACGCGCGCGTGCTCGACACCGACCTGCCGCTCGCCATCGACGTCGTCTGCGACATGCTGACCGGCTCGCTGATCCTGGAGGAGGACGTCGACGTCGAACGCGGCGCGATCCTCGAGGAGATCGCGATGACCGAGGACGACCCGGGTGACTGTGTGCACGACCTGTTCGCGCACACGATGTTCGGCGACAACGCCCTCGGCCGCCCGGTCCTCGGCACCGTCGACACGGTCAACGCCCTCAACGCCGACCGCATCCGCCGCTTCTACAAGAAGCACTACGACCCGACCCATCTCGTGGTCGCGGCCGCGGGCAACGTCGACCACAACAAGGTCGTACGCCAGGTCCGTGCCGCCTTCGAGAAGGCGGGCGCCCTCAAGGACCCGGACGCCGTGCCCATCGCCCCGCGCGACGGCCGCCGCACCATCCGTACTGCGGGCCGCGTCGAGCTGCTCGGCCGCAAGACCGAGCAGGCGCACGTCGTCCTCGGTATGCCCGGCCTGGCCCGCACCGACGAGCGGCGCTGGGCGCTCGGCGTGCTCAACACCGCCCTCGGCGGCGGCATGTCCTCGCGCCTCTTCCAGGAGGTCCGCGAGAAGCGCGGCCTGTGCTACAGCGTGTACTCGTACACCTCCGGATTCGCCGACTGCGGTCTGTTCGGCGTGTACGCGGGCTGCCGCCCGAGCCAGGTGCACGACGTGCTGAAGATCTGCCGCGACGAGCTCGACCAGGTCGCCGAGCAGGGACTCACGGACGACGAGATCGACCGTGCCATCGGCCAGCTCAGGGGCTCCACCGTCCTCGGCCTGGAGGACACGGGCGCGCTGATGAACCGCATCGGCAAGAGCGAGCTGTGCTGGGGCGAGCAGATGTCCGTCGACGACATGCTGACCCGGATCTCGGCGGTGACCCCGGACGAGGTCCGGGCGGTCGCCCGCGACATCCTGGGGCAGCGCCCGTCCCTGTCGGTCATCGGTCCGCTGAAGGACAAGCAGGCCTCGCGCCTGCACGACGCCGTCGCCTAA
- the dapB gene encoding 4-hydroxy-tetrahydrodipicolinate reductase: MSKLRVAVLGAQGRIGSEAVRAIEAAEDMELVAALGRGDKLETLAENGAQVAVELTTPASVMGNLDFCVRHGIDAVVGTTGWTDERLAQLRGWLEQSPETGVLIAPNFSIGAVLTMKFAQLAAPYFESVEVVELHHPNKVDAPSGTATRTAQLIAEARRAAGTAPAPDATVTALDGARGADVDGVPVHAVRLRGLLAHQEVLLGAEGETLTIRHDSLHHSSFMPGILLGVRRVVDTPGLTFGLENFLDLN, translated from the coding sequence ATGAGCAAGCTGCGCGTGGCGGTCCTCGGGGCTCAGGGCCGGATCGGTTCCGAGGCGGTCCGGGCCATCGAGGCCGCCGAGGACATGGAACTGGTCGCCGCCCTCGGCCGCGGCGACAAGCTGGAGACGCTGGCGGAGAACGGCGCCCAGGTCGCGGTCGAACTCACCACGCCCGCCTCGGTGATGGGCAACCTCGACTTCTGCGTACGCCACGGCATCGACGCGGTGGTCGGGACGACCGGCTGGACCGACGAGCGCCTCGCGCAGCTGCGCGGCTGGCTGGAGCAGTCCCCGGAGACCGGCGTGCTCATCGCGCCCAACTTCTCCATCGGGGCCGTCCTCACCATGAAGTTCGCGCAGCTGGCCGCGCCGTACTTCGAGTCGGTCGAGGTCGTCGAGCTGCACCACCCGAACAAGGTCGACGCTCCGTCCGGCACCGCCACGCGCACGGCGCAGCTCATCGCCGAGGCCCGCCGCGCCGCCGGCACCGCGCCGGCGCCGGACGCCACGGTGACGGCCCTGGACGGTGCGCGGGGCGCGGACGTCGACGGGGTCCCCGTCCACGCCGTCCGCCTGCGCGGTCTGCTCGCGCACCAGGAGGTCCTGCTCGGCGCCGAGGGCGAGACCCTCACGATCCGGCACGACTCCCTGCACCACAGCAGCTTCATGCCGGGCATCCTGCTCGGCGTGCGCCGTGTGGTGGACACCCCGGGCCTGACCTTCGGCCTGGAAAACTTCCTGGACCTGAACTGA
- a CDS encoding PH domain-containing protein, whose amino-acid sequence MPLPFLTADRTFEAADDIALPHDDSTRWRRPYRPGPWRVGLAALCLLLASFVLFGGVLIALTGSAASAGLIFAGALAIIVAALRLLRMGVWVSARGLRHVGFLATRTVPWQDVVAVRTVQQPVRWLELPRTVQGQALTLVRRDRSPEDTAPLLTTHGLDFMARVSAFDRAADTIEAWAAEHRGV is encoded by the coding sequence GTGCCCCTGCCCTTCCTGACGGCCGACCGCACCTTCGAGGCAGCGGACGACATCGCCCTGCCCCACGACGACAGCACCCGCTGGCGGCGCCCGTACCGTCCCGGACCATGGCGCGTGGGACTGGCCGCCCTGTGCCTGCTGCTCGCCTCGTTCGTGCTGTTCGGCGGCGTCCTCATCGCCCTCACCGGTTCGGCGGCCTCCGCCGGCCTGATCTTCGCCGGCGCCCTGGCGATCATCGTCGCCGCGCTGCGGCTGCTGCGCATGGGCGTGTGGGTGAGCGCGCGCGGGCTGCGCCACGTGGGCTTCCTGGCCACCCGTACCGTCCCCTGGCAGGACGTCGTCGCGGTGCGCACGGTGCAGCAGCCGGTGCGCTGGCTGGAGCTGCCGCGCACGGTGCAGGGCCAGGCGCTGACGCTCGTACGCAGGGACCGTTCGCCCGAGGACACCGCGCCGCTGCTGACCACGCACGGCCTGGACTTCATGGCGCGCGTCTCGGCCTTCGACCGGGCGGCCGACACGATCGAGGCCTGGGCGGCGGAACACCGCGGGGTCTGA
- the thyX gene encoding FAD-dependent thymidylate synthase: protein MTDTPADDLKPSFRSDVTVELVKHTASDADVLFAARVSTIGEQSLEELNKDPERSKGLINYLMRDRHGSPFEHNSMTFFISAPIFVFREFMRHRVGWSYNEESGRYRELEPVFYVPDESRKLVQEGRPGKYVFVEGTQAQQELVGRAMEDSYIQAYEAYQEMLAAGVAREVARAVLPVGLFSSMYATCNARSLMHFLGLRTQHEMAKVPSFPQREIEMVGEKMEAAWAALMPLTYAAFNANGRVAP, encoded by the coding sequence GTGACCGACACCCCCGCCGACGACCTCAAGCCCAGTTTCCGCAGCGATGTCACCGTCGAGCTGGTCAAGCACACCGCGTCGGACGCCGACGTGCTGTTCGCCGCCCGCGTCTCGACCATCGGCGAGCAGTCCCTGGAGGAGCTGAACAAGGACCCGGAGCGCTCCAAGGGCCTGATCAACTACTTGATGAGGGACCGGCACGGCAGCCCCTTCGAGCACAACTCGATGACGTTCTTCATCAGCGCCCCGATCTTCGTCTTCCGCGAGTTCATGCGGCACCGCGTGGGCTGGTCCTACAACGAGGAAAGCGGCCGTTACCGGGAGCTGGAGCCCGTCTTCTACGTCCCCGACGAGTCCCGCAAGCTCGTCCAGGAGGGCCGTCCCGGCAAGTACGTCTTCGTCGAGGGCACCCAGGCGCAGCAGGAGCTGGTCGGCCGCGCGATGGAGGACTCGTACATCCAGGCCTACGAGGCCTACCAGGAGATGCTGGCCGCCGGCGTCGCCCGCGAGGTCGCCCGCGCGGTCCTCCCCGTCGGCCTGTTCTCCTCGATGTACGCCACCTGCAACGCGCGCTCCCTGATGCACTTCCTCGGTCTGCGCACGCAGCACGAGATGGCCAAGGTGCCGTCGTTCCCGCAGCGGGAGATCGAGATGGTCGGCGAGAAGATGGAGGCCGCCTGGGCCGCCCTCATGCCGCTCACGTACGCCGCCTTCAACGCCAACGGCCGCGTCGCGCCGTAG
- the dapA gene encoding 4-hydroxy-tetrahydrodipicolinate synthase: MAPTSTPQTPFGRVLTAMVTPFTADGALDLDGAQRLAAHLVDAGNDGLIVNGTTGESPTTSNAEKSELVRAVVEAVGDRAHVVAGVGTNDTRHSIELARAAEQAGAHGLLVVTPYYNKPPQEGLYRHFTAVADATELPVMLYDIPGRSGVPINTETLVRLAEHPRIVANKDAKGDLGRASWAIARSGLAWYSGDDMLNLPLLSVGAVGFVSVVGHVATPDLRALVEAFTSGDVQKATEIHQKLLPVYTGMFRTQGVMTTKAALALQGLPAGPLRAPMVECTPEEIAQLKIDLAAGGVQL; this comes from the coding sequence ATGGCTCCGACCTCCACTCCGCAGACCCCCTTCGGGCGGGTCCTCACCGCCATGGTCACGCCCTTCACGGCGGACGGCGCACTCGACCTCGACGGCGCGCAGCGGCTCGCCGCCCACCTGGTGGACGCAGGCAACGACGGCCTGATCGTCAACGGCACCACCGGCGAGTCCCCCACCACCAGCAATGCGGAGAAATCGGAGCTCGTACGCGCCGTCGTCGAAGCGGTCGGCGACCGTGCCCACGTCGTCGCCGGCGTCGGAACCAACGACACCCGCCACAGCATCGAGCTGGCCCGCGCCGCCGAGCAGGCGGGCGCCCACGGCCTCCTCGTGGTCACGCCGTACTACAACAAGCCCCCGCAGGAGGGCCTGTACCGGCACTTCACCGCCGTCGCCGACGCGACCGAGCTGCCGGTCATGCTGTACGACATCCCCGGCCGCAGCGGCGTCCCGATCAACACGGAGACGCTGGTCCGCCTCGCGGAGCACCCGAGGATCGTCGCCAACAAGGACGCCAAGGGGGACCTCGGCCGCGCCAGCTGGGCCATCGCCCGGTCCGGCCTCGCCTGGTACTCCGGGGACGACATGCTCAACCTGCCGCTGCTCTCCGTGGGCGCGGTCGGCTTCGTGTCGGTCGTCGGCCATGTGGCCACCCCCGACCTCAGAGCGCTCGTCGAGGCCTTCACCTCCGGCGACGTCCAGAAGGCGACCGAGATCCACCAGAAGCTGCTGCCGGTCTACACGGGCATGTTCCGCACCCAGGGCGTCATGACCACGAAGGCCGCGCTCGCCCTCCAGGGCCTGCCCGCGGGACCGCTGCGCGCCCCCATGGTCGAGTGCACGCCGGAGGAGATCGCTCAGCTCAAGATCGATCTTGCCGCCGGCGGGGTACAGCTCTGA
- a CDS encoding ribonuclease J: MSHPHPELAPPPPLPEGGLRITPLGGLGEIGRNMTVFEYDGRLLIVDCGVLFPEAEQPGVDLILPDFTSVRDRLDDIDGIVLTHGHEDHIGGVPYLLRERPDIPLIGSKLTLALIEAKLQEHRIRPRTTEVEAGDREQIGPFNCEFVAVNHSIPDALAVAIRTPAGMVVHTGDFKMDQLPLDGRLTDLHAFARLSEEGIDLLLSDSTNAEVPGFVPPERDITNALDNVFANSPKRIIVASFASHVHRIQQILDTAQKYGRKVAFVGRSMVRNMGIARDLGYLKVPPGLVVDVKQLDDLPDDKVVLVCTGSQGEPMAALSRMANRDHQIRITEGDTVILASSLIPGNETDVYRVINGLTRWGANVIHKGNAKVHVSGHASAGELLYFYNICKPKNLMPVHGEWRHLRANAELGAMTGVPHDRVVIAEDGVTVDLVEGKAKISGKVPAGYVYVDGLSVGAVDEPVLKDRKILGDEGIISVFVVMDSTTGKITSGPDIHARGSGIDDAAFSEVIPKVKEVLERSAQDGVVEPHQMQQLIRRTLGKWVSDTYRRRPMILPVVVDV, encoded by the coding sequence TTGAGTCATCCGCACCCTGAACTCGCCCCGCCGCCGCCGCTTCCCGAGGGCGGCCTGCGGATCACCCCGCTCGGTGGCCTCGGCGAAATCGGCCGGAACATGACCGTTTTCGAGTACGACGGCCGCCTGCTGATCGTCGACTGCGGTGTGCTCTTCCCCGAGGCGGAGCAGCCCGGTGTCGACCTGATCCTGCCGGACTTCACGTCCGTCCGGGACCGCCTCGACGACATCGACGGCATCGTGCTCACGCACGGCCACGAGGACCACATCGGCGGTGTCCCCTACCTGCTGCGCGAGCGGCCGGACATCCCGCTGATCGGCTCCAAGCTGACCCTCGCCCTGATCGAGGCCAAGCTCCAGGAGCACCGGATCCGCCCGCGCACTACCGAGGTGGAGGCGGGCGACCGCGAGCAGATCGGCCCGTTCAACTGCGAATTCGTCGCGGTCAACCACTCCATCCCGGACGCCCTCGCGGTCGCCATCCGCACCCCGGCCGGCATGGTGGTCCACACCGGCGACTTCAAGATGGACCAGCTCCCGCTGGACGGCCGCCTCACGGACCTGCACGCCTTCGCGCGGCTGAGCGAGGAGGGCATCGACCTCCTGCTCTCGGACTCCACGAACGCCGAGGTCCCGGGCTTCGTCCCGCCCGAGCGTGACATCACGAACGCGCTGGACAACGTCTTCGCGAACTCCCCCAAGCGCATCATCGTCGCGAGCTTCGCCAGCCACGTCCACCGCATCCAGCAGATCCTCGACACGGCCCAGAAGTACGGCCGCAAGGTCGCGTTCGTCGGCCGCTCGATGGTCCGCAACATGGGCATCGCGCGCGACCTCGGCTACCTGAAGGTCCCGCCGGGCCTGGTCGTCGACGTCAAGCAGCTGGACGACCTCCCCGACGACAAGGTCGTGCTGGTCTGCACGGGCTCCCAGGGCGAGCCGATGGCGGCCCTGTCGCGGATGGCCAACCGGGACCACCAGATCCGGATCACCGAGGGTGACACCGTGATCCTCGCGTCGTCCCTGATCCCCGGCAACGAGACCGACGTCTACCGCGTCATCAACGGCCTGACCCGCTGGGGCGCCAACGTCATCCACAAGGGCAACGCCAAGGTGCACGTCTCGGGCCACGCCTCCGCGGGCGAGCTGCTGTACTTCTACAACATCTGCAAGCCCAAGAACCTGATGCCGGTCCACGGCGAGTGGCGGCACCTGCGCGCCAACGCCGAGCTGGGCGCCATGACCGGTGTCCCGCACGACCGCGTCGTGATCGCCGAGGACGGCGTCACCGTCGACCTCGTCGAGGGCAAGGCCAAGATCTCCGGCAAGGTCCCGGCGGGCTACGTGTACGTCGACGGCCTCTCGGTCGGCGCCGTCGACGAGCCCGTCCTCAAGGACCGCAAGATCCTCGGCGACGAGGGCATCATCTCGGTCTTCGTGGTGATGGACTCGACCACCGGCAAGATCACCAGCGGCCCGGACATCCACGCCCGGGGCTCCGGTATCGACGACGCCGCGTTCTCCGAGGTCATCCCGAAGGTCAAGGAGGTCCTGGAACGCTCGGCCCAGGACGGCGTGGTCGAGCCCCACCAGATGCAGCAGCTCATCCGCCGCACGCTGGGCAAGTGGGTCTCCGACACCTATCGTCGCCGCCCGATGATCCTCCCGGTCGTCGTCGACGTCTGA